In a single window of the Nodularia spumigena CCY9414 genome:
- a CDS encoding aldo/keto reductase, translating to MENITLGQNGPSVTPLCIGTWAWGDKLFWNYGDGYGPEQLEAAFTAALEAGINFFDTAEIYGLGLSEELLGQFMQKAQQPVQMATKFGPLPWRFTGQSVSDALTDSLKRLQVARVELYQVHWPFAFFLSQETLMNTLADEVKQGRIGSVGVSNYSATQMREAQQILAARGVPLAVNQVRYSLLTRQIETNGILATARELGVTILAYSPLAQGLLTGKYTPDRAETPGGARKIDPRFGKEGLQKIAPVISLLNTLGEKYDRTPAQVALNWLISQGNVIPIAGVKTAQHVKQNAGALGWRLNTDEIAQLEQVSRPWLN from the coding sequence GTGGAAAATATCACATTAGGACAAAATGGCCCCAGTGTTACACCCCTTTGCATTGGTACTTGGGCTTGGGGCGATAAACTCTTTTGGAATTATGGCGATGGCTATGGTCCAGAACAGTTAGAGGCAGCTTTTACAGCCGCATTAGAAGCTGGGATAAATTTCTTTGATACTGCGGAAATTTATGGTTTGGGACTGTCAGAAGAGTTATTAGGGCAATTCATGCAAAAAGCCCAACAACCTGTGCAAATGGCGACGAAATTTGGCCCTTTACCTTGGCGATTTACAGGTCAATCTGTCTCGGATGCGTTAACAGACAGTCTCAAACGCCTACAAGTAGCGCGAGTTGAACTGTATCAAGTCCATTGGCCGTTCGCTTTCTTTTTAAGTCAAGAAACTTTGATGAATACCCTAGCAGATGAAGTGAAGCAGGGTAGAATTGGCTCAGTCGGGGTGAGTAATTATTCAGCTACTCAAATGCGAGAGGCGCAGCAAATTTTAGCTGCGCGTGGAGTCCCTTTAGCTGTAAACCAAGTCCGCTATTCGTTGCTCACGCGTCAAATAGAAACTAACGGGATTTTAGCTACTGCTCGTGAGTTGGGTGTAACTATCTTGGCATATAGTCCCTTAGCTCAGGGATTACTCACTGGTAAATATACACCAGATAGGGCTGAAACCCCCGGTGGTGCGCGGAAGATAGACCCACGATTTGGTAAAGAAGGGTTACAAAAAATTGCCCCTGTAATTTCTTTACTCAACACTTTGGGAGAAAAATATGATCGCACTCCTGCCCAAGTAGCCCTCAATTGGTTAATATCTCAAGGAAATGTGATTCCTATTGCTGGGGTCAAAACTGCCCAGCACGTAAAACAAAATGCAGGCGCTTTGGGCTGGAGATTAAACACCGATGAAATCGCGCAACTAGAACAAGTCAGTCGTCCTTGGCTTAATTAA
- the btpA gene encoding photosystem I biogenesis protein BtpA: MDLYQLFKTRTPIIGVVHLLPLPTSPRWGGNLKAVINRAEQEAAALASGGVDGIIVENFFDAPFAKNQVDPAVVSAMTVVVQRIQNLVALPIGLNVLRNDGKSAMAIAYSTQAQFIRVNVLTGVMATDQGLIEGEAHQLLRYRRELGSDVKILADVLVKHARPLGSPNLTVAVKDTIERGLADAVILSGWATGSPPNQEDLELACGAANETPVFIGSGANWENIATLMQAANGVIVSSSLKRHGRIEQPIDPIRVSQFVEAAHSRWDSPGEIPSISGPMKLHY, from the coding sequence GTGGACTTATATCAGCTATTTAAAACTCGAACACCGATTATTGGCGTGGTTCATCTACTACCACTGCCCACCTCGCCCCGTTGGGGAGGTAATCTCAAAGCGGTAATTAACCGTGCGGAACAAGAAGCAGCCGCCCTAGCCAGTGGCGGGGTAGACGGCATTATTGTGGAAAACTTTTTTGACGCGCCCTTTGCCAAAAACCAAGTTGATCCAGCAGTTGTGAGTGCCATGACTGTGGTGGTACAACGCATCCAAAATTTGGTGGCACTGCCCATAGGCTTAAATGTTTTACGGAATGATGGCAAAAGTGCAATGGCGATCGCCTACAGCACCCAAGCCCAATTCATTCGGGTGAATGTATTGACAGGAGTAATGGCCACTGACCAAGGATTAATTGAAGGTGAAGCGCATCAATTACTCCGTTATCGGCGAGAATTGGGCAGCGATGTCAAAATTCTCGCTGATGTGTTGGTGAAACACGCCCGTCCATTAGGTTCCCCGAATCTCACAGTTGCCGTGAAAGACACAATTGAAAGAGGTTTAGCAGATGCCGTAATTTTGTCTGGCTGGGCTACCGGTAGCCCTCCTAATCAAGAAGACTTGGAACTAGCTTGTGGTGCAGCAAATGAAACTCCTGTTTTCATAGGTAGTGGAGCCAACTGGGAAAATATTGCTACACTGATGCAGGCAGCAAATGGTGTAATTGTTTCCAGTTCCCTCAAGCGTCACGGTCGCATCGAGCAACCAATTGACCCGATTCGCGTCAGTCAATTTGTAGAAGCTGCCCATAGTCGTTGGGATTCTCCTGGTGAAATTCCGTCTATTTCTGGGCCAATGAAATTACATTATTAG
- the rimO gene encoding 30S ribosomal protein S12 methylthiotransferase RimO: MGEKPTIAVSHLGCEKNRIDTEHMLGLLVEAGYSVDTNEELADYVIVNTCSFIEAARQESVRTLVELAEANKKVVITGCMAQHFQEQLLEELPEAVALVGTGDYHKIVNVIERVEQGEQVKEVSLEPTYIADETTPRYRTTTEGVAYLRVAEGCDYRCAFCIIPYLRGNQRSRTIESIVAEAEQLASQGVQEIILISQITTNYGLDIYGKPKLAELLRALGKVDVPWIRMHYAYPTGLTPDVIEAIQETHNVLPYLDLPLQHSHPDILRSMNRPWQGRVNDGIIERIKAALPNAVLRTTFIVGFPGETAEHFEHLREFVQRHEFDHVGVFTFSPEEGTPAYKLANQLPQSVMDERWHKLMALQEPIAGKKNQQEIGKIVEVLIEQENPETGKLIGRSGRFSPEVDGQIYVDGEAKLGTIVPVAIHSADTYDLYGQVVNSYQK, translated from the coding sequence ATGGGTGAAAAGCCAACGATTGCAGTTTCGCACCTGGGTTGCGAAAAAAATCGAATTGATACAGAGCATATGCTAGGACTGCTTGTAGAAGCAGGCTATAGTGTAGATACAAATGAAGAGTTAGCCGATTACGTTATAGTTAATACTTGTAGTTTTATAGAAGCAGCAAGACAGGAGTCTGTCAGAACTTTAGTAGAACTGGCAGAAGCCAACAAGAAAGTCGTGATCACTGGCTGTATGGCACAGCACTTCCAAGAACAATTATTGGAAGAATTGCCAGAAGCGGTGGCACTGGTAGGCACTGGTGATTATCACAAAATTGTTAATGTAATTGAGCGTGTAGAACAAGGCGAGCAGGTAAAAGAGGTTAGTCTAGAACCAACCTACATCGCTGATGAAACTACACCGCGTTATCGCACTACAACCGAAGGCGTTGCCTATCTGCGGGTAGCCGAAGGATGTGATTATCGTTGTGCATTTTGTATTATTCCCTATCTCAGAGGGAACCAGCGATCGCGTACTATTGAATCTATAGTTGCTGAAGCGGAGCAGTTAGCTAGCCAAGGGGTGCAGGAAATTATCTTAATTTCCCAAATCACCACCAATTACGGGTTAGACATCTATGGAAAGCCAAAGTTAGCCGAATTACTTCGCGCTTTGGGTAAAGTAGATGTACCGTGGATCAGAATGCATTATGCATATCCCACCGGGTTAACCCCAGATGTGATAGAGGCAATCCAAGAAACCCACAACGTCTTACCATATCTAGATTTGCCCCTTCAACATTCTCATCCAGATATTCTTCGCTCAATGAATCGTCCCTGGCAAGGACGGGTAAATGATGGGATTATTGAACGCATCAAAGCAGCCCTACCAAATGCGGTACTCAGGACAACATTTATAGTTGGTTTCCCCGGAGAAACCGCAGAGCATTTTGAGCATCTAAGAGAATTCGTCCAGAGGCACGAATTTGACCATGTTGGTGTATTCACCTTTTCACCCGAAGAAGGAACGCCCGCTTACAAGCTAGCCAATCAGTTACCCCAATCCGTAATGGATGAGCGGTGGCATAAATTAATGGCGCTTCAAGAGCCGATAGCGGGTAAAAAAAATCAACAGGAAATCGGCAAAATTGTTGAAGTCCTGATTGAGCAAGAAAACCCTGAAACTGGAAAGCTCATAGGTCGCTCAGGTAGGTTTTCCCCAGAAGTCGATGGTCAGATTTATGTCGATGGGGAAGCAAAATTAGGAACCATCGTACCAGTAGCGATCCATAGCGCTGATACATACGACCTCTACGGTCAAGTTGTCAATAGTTACCAAAAGTAG
- a CDS encoding DUF3120 domain-containing protein: MINNTLSSYTTSSTPMNTDLPATEFGQKSIRELESTLAFSPSIPISTAVRETWLVLAAAVFLVSVPVFIEAPLVRSLPVVSVAITGFWVWLSLTLMSSPKTYLWGDLLFGFSWSWLAGAIYWGWLRWEPLWHLPIESIALPFACWCLLKNWGKVGNWFYLGSLLGTVLTDVYFYLVDLMPYWRQIMQVEPNRVPSILQSALIQVQTPWGQGWAVMLALALFTAGVLPLRTKQTHWYAFSGAVLSTILVDSLFLIAANAA; encoded by the coding sequence TTGATTAATAATACCTTGTCTTCTTACACAACTTCTAGCACTCCTATGAATACTGATTTACCCGCAACTGAATTTGGGCAAAAGAGCATCAGGGAGTTAGAATCTACACTCGCCTTCTCGCCTTCTATCCCCATATCTACGGCTGTACGAGAAACTTGGTTAGTGTTGGCTGCGGCTGTGTTTTTGGTATCAGTACCAGTATTTATAGAAGCACCATTAGTGCGATCGCTGCCAGTTGTGAGCGTAGCAATCACAGGATTTTGGGTATGGCTGAGTTTGACATTAATGTCAAGTCCTAAAACTTATCTATGGGGAGATTTGCTCTTCGGCTTTAGCTGGAGTTGGTTAGCCGGAGCGATTTACTGGGGTTGGCTACGTTGGGAACCTTTATGGCATTTACCAATAGAGTCTATTGCGTTACCATTTGCTTGTTGGTGTCTGCTCAAAAATTGGGGTAAAGTTGGTAACTGGTTTTATTTAGGTTCTTTACTCGGTACAGTTTTGACTGATGTGTATTTTTATCTAGTAGACTTGATGCCCTATTGGCGACAAATTATGCAAGTCGAACCGAATAGAGTGCCTTCAATATTACAAAGTGCTTTAATCCAAGTACAAACGCCTTGGGGACAAGGTTGGGCAGTCATGTTGGCTCTAGCGTTGTTCACAGCAGGAGTTTTACCTTTACGTACAAAACAAACACATTGGTACGCCTTTAGTGGAGCAGTGTTAAGTACAATTTTAGTAGATAGCCTATTCTTAATAGCTGCAAATGCTGCCTAA
- the nadB gene encoding L-aspartate oxidase, whose translation MLQIDIPSEFDVLVVGAGAAGLYTALCLPENLRVGLITKETVTLSASDWAQGGIAAAIAPEDSPSLHIEDTLHAGAGLCDRPAVEFLAQEAPRCIQSLVNLGVAFDRHGQALALTLEAAHSRHRVLHTADTTGREVTTTLTAQVLRRQNIQVIQQALALNLWLEPQTKKCQGISLFHQGKITWVRASAVVLATGGGGQVFAQTTNPAVSTGDGVAIAYRAGAILRDLEFVQFHPTSLTKPGADHFLISEAVRGEGAHLVDDTGRRFAFDYHPAGELAPRDVVSRAIFSHLQQTAVDLATAHVWLDMRPIPPEKIRHRFPNIVKVCQHWGIDVFHEPIPVAPAAHYWMGGIVADLMNRTNIPGLYAVGETASTGVHGANRLASNSLLECIVFGAQMAKIDLADTTLSSAVPILPLREFRANVSEWQSQKTQIEILREKLPRLVWQSAGICREQSSLETAIATVESWQQDFAALPLSQFLLSLNPNEPVNFDIPDVERQLRLWAESRNLLDVAHLILKSAAFRTESRGGHYRLDYPQPDPDWQVHTLVQKHQWQKSRILKN comes from the coding sequence TTGCTTCAAATAGATATTCCTAGCGAATTTGATGTTTTAGTAGTCGGTGCTGGCGCTGCTGGACTGTACACAGCATTGTGTCTACCAGAGAACTTGCGAGTCGGCTTGATTACCAAAGAAACTGTTACCCTATCTGCCAGTGATTGGGCGCAAGGAGGGATTGCGGCGGCCATCGCCCCGGAAGATTCGCCTTCACTGCACATTGAGGATACATTGCACGCAGGTGCGGGTTTGTGCGATCGCCCAGCCGTAGAATTCCTCGCCCAAGAAGCCCCTCGGTGTATTCAATCCTTGGTTAACTTGGGAGTAGCTTTTGACCGTCACGGTCAAGCTTTAGCTTTAACTTTAGAAGCAGCCCATTCTCGTCATCGCGTTCTTCATACTGCCGATACTACAGGTAGGGAAGTCACCACTACCCTGACAGCACAAGTATTGCGCCGCCAAAACATTCAAGTCATCCAGCAAGCTTTAGCTTTGAATTTGTGGCTAGAACCCCAAACCAAGAAATGTCAGGGAATTAGCCTATTTCATCAAGGTAAAATCACATGGGTAAGAGCCAGTGCTGTGGTTTTAGCAACCGGTGGCGGTGGTCAGGTATTTGCCCAAACCACTAATCCAGCCGTCAGTACAGGAGATGGGGTGGCGATCGCCTATCGCGCCGGGGCTATTCTCCGGGATTTGGAATTTGTGCAATTTCATCCCACGTCCCTGACTAAACCCGGTGCAGACCATTTTCTGATTAGTGAAGCTGTACGCGGCGAAGGCGCACACCTTGTGGATGACACAGGGCGGCGTTTTGCCTTTGACTATCATCCTGCGGGTGAACTAGCGCCCAGAGATGTAGTCAGTAGAGCTATTTTCAGCCATCTACAACAGACCGCCGTCGATCTAGCCACTGCCCATGTTTGGTTAGATATGCGCCCCATACCCCCGGAAAAGATTCGTCATCGCTTTCCTAATATCGTCAAAGTTTGTCAACATTGGGGTATTGATGTCTTCCATGAACCCATTCCTGTAGCCCCTGCGGCACATTACTGGATGGGTGGTATTGTAGCTGATTTGATGAATCGCACGAACATTCCCGGTTTGTACGCAGTGGGAGAAACCGCCAGCACTGGAGTACATGGGGCTAATCGTTTGGCGAGTAACTCTCTGCTCGAATGTATTGTGTTTGGAGCGCAGATGGCGAAGATTGATTTGGCAGATACTACACTATCCTCAGCAGTCCCAATATTGCCATTACGAGAATTTAGGGCGAATGTCAGTGAATGGCAAAGCCAAAAAACACAGATAGAAATACTTAGAGAGAAGTTACCGCGTTTGGTTTGGCAAAGTGCGGGGATTTGTCGAGAACAGTCAAGTTTAGAAACTGCGATCGCTACAGTGGAATCTTGGCAACAAGATTTTGCTGCTTTACCTTTGAGTCAATTCTTACTGTCTTTAAATCCCAACGAACCCGTTAATTTCGACATCCCAGATGTGGAACGACAATTACGACTTTGGGCAGAAAGCCGTAATTTACTAGATGTCGCCCATCTAATTCTCAAAAGTGCCGCCTTTAGAACTGAAAGCCGTGGCGGACACTACCGCCTAGACTATCCTCAACCAGACCCCGATTGGCAAGTTCATACCTTGGTACAAAAACACCAATGGCAGAAATCTCGGATCTTGAAAAATTAG
- a CDS encoding vitamin K epoxide reductase family protein → MIRRRTTPWIHKWSRPLIGAIAGLGALTTGYIAIEKLTGGTAACVAEAGAKGCNDVLSSPWATIPIFGGSVPLALFGLLAYVSMVILAFAPLAWKPDDKNSQKQLENLTWWLLLVGAIAMSVFSGYLMYLLAFQIQAVCYYCIASALFSVSLLVLTIIGRAWEDIGQIFFAAIIVGMVTLIGTLGVYAGVNTSGVTSDATPGEPQRISFTPQVNPDPAFGWEITTTSGEAEIELARHLGTVDAKEYVAYWCPHCHEQKQLFGKEAYKILQKKQIIVECAADSPKGQPEVCQAAKITGFPSWIINGQTYSGVQNLEQLARISGYTGPKNFKYFR, encoded by the coding sequence ATGATTCGCCGCCGTACTACTCCTTGGATTCATAAATGGTCGCGTCCATTGATTGGGGCGATCGCTGGACTTGGTGCCTTAACTACAGGTTATATCGCCATAGAAAAGCTCACAGGAGGCACTGCCGCTTGTGTAGCCGAAGCAGGTGCCAAAGGCTGTAATGATGTACTTTCCAGCCCTTGGGCAACCATACCCATCTTTGGTGGGTCGGTTCCCTTAGCTTTATTTGGGCTTTTGGCTTATGTGAGTATGGTGATTTTGGCTTTTGCTCCCCTAGCATGGAAACCAGATGATAAAAATAGCCAGAAACAACTGGAAAACTTAACTTGGTGGTTGCTGTTGGTAGGAGCGATCGCTATGTCGGTTTTCAGTGGGTATTTAATGTACTTACTGGCATTCCAAATCCAAGCCGTCTGTTATTACTGTATTGCTTCGGCTTTATTCTCTGTGAGTCTTTTAGTCTTGACGATTATCGGTCGTGCTTGGGAGGATATAGGGCAAATTTTCTTTGCCGCGATTATTGTGGGCATGGTAACGCTGATTGGGACTTTAGGTGTCTATGCTGGCGTGAATACATCTGGTGTGACATCAGATGCAACTCCTGGAGAACCTCAAAGAATTAGCTTTACTCCTCAAGTAAATCCTGATCCAGCTTTTGGTTGGGAAATCACCACTACCTCTGGTGAGGCAGAAATTGAACTAGCACGCCATCTGGGGACTGTAGATGCTAAGGAATATGTTGCCTATTGGTGTCCTCATTGCCACGAGCAAAAACAACTCTTTGGTAAAGAAGCTTACAAAATTCTTCAAAAGAAGCAGATTATCGTGGAATGTGCTGCTGATAGCCCTAAAGGTCAACCAGAAGTGTGTCAAGCAGCGAAAATCACCGGCTTCCCCAGTTGGATTATTAATGGTCAAACCTATAGCGGAGTTCAAAATCTTGAGCAATTAGCCAGAATTTCTGGTTATACAGGCCCTAAGAATTTCAAGTATTTCCGATAA
- a CDS encoding DEAD/DEAH box helicase, with protein MTLSFQELGLSQKRVEQLENIGFTTPTNIQTQAIPQLLAGRDVVGQSQTGTGKTAAFSLPILEQLDVNHKAVQALVLAPTRELAIQVHDAINQFVGDEGLRILAIYGGQSIERQMMQLKRGVHMVVGTPGRMIDLLDRGCLKLDQVKWFVLDEADEMLSMGFIDDVIKILSQAPKERQTALFSATMPPSIRMIVNKFLRNPATVTVEQPKASPNKINQVAYLIPRHWTKAKALQPILEMEDPETALIFVRTRRTAAELTNLLQGAGHSVDEYHGDLSQQARERLLTRFRNRQVRWVVATDIAARGLDVDLLSHVINFDLPDSAETYVHRIGRTGRAGKEGTAISLVQPFERRKQQAFERHNRQNWQLLSIPTRAQIEARHIQKLQEQVKEALTGERLASFLPIVSELIEEYDAHAIAAAALQIAYDQTRPAWLQSGVDPQDDAPSTKPKLAKRRGGESSNDRNRSWNKPDSNGGSPKPKLRTNTNNRRDTSVSSSNAGRE; from the coding sequence ATGACTCTTTCCTTTCAAGAATTAGGTCTTTCACAAAAGCGTGTTGAGCAATTAGAAAACATCGGCTTTACCACACCTACAAATATTCAAACTCAAGCCATTCCCCAACTGCTAGCAGGTAGGGATGTCGTGGGTCAATCTCAAACCGGAACAGGCAAAACAGCAGCATTTTCCCTGCCAATCTTAGAACAGCTAGATGTTAATCACAAAGCTGTACAAGCCTTGGTACTAGCCCCAACCCGTGAGTTAGCAATTCAAGTTCACGATGCTATCAACCAATTTGTCGGCGACGAAGGATTGCGGATTCTGGCAATTTATGGCGGTCAATCAATTGAACGCCAAATGATGCAACTCAAACGTGGTGTTCACATGGTTGTGGGTACACCAGGGCGGATGATCGACTTACTAGATCGGGGCTGTTTGAAGCTCGATCAAGTTAAGTGGTTTGTCTTGGATGAAGCTGATGAAATGTTGAGCATGGGCTTTATTGATGACGTGATTAAAATCCTGTCTCAAGCCCCGAAAGAACGCCAAACAGCTTTATTCTCGGCGACCATGCCACCATCGATTCGCATGATTGTCAACAAATTCTTGCGAAACCCGGCTACAGTCACCGTTGAGCAGCCAAAAGCTTCACCCAACAAAATCAATCAAGTAGCTTATCTCATCCCTCGTCATTGGACAAAAGCCAAAGCATTGCAGCCGATTCTGGAAATGGAAGATCCAGAAACAGCTTTAATCTTTGTGCGTACCAGACGGACAGCCGCAGAACTGACAAATCTACTGCAAGGAGCAGGTCATAGTGTGGATGAATACCACGGCGACTTGTCTCAACAGGCGCGGGAGCGATTATTGACCCGATTCCGGAATCGTCAAGTGCGCTGGGTAGTAGCAACTGATATTGCGGCACGGGGGTTAGATGTCGATCTACTATCCCATGTAATTAACTTCGACTTGCCAGATAGCGCCGAAACCTATGTTCACCGTATTGGTCGGACTGGGCGCGCGGGTAAAGAAGGTACAGCAATTTCGTTAGTACAGCCCTTTGAACGCCGCAAACAGCAGGCATTTGAGCGCCATAATCGCCAAAATTGGCAATTGCTGTCGATTCCGACACGGGCGCAGATTGAAGCGCGACATATCCAAAAATTGCAAGAACAAGTTAAAGAAGCCTTGACTGGTGAACGTCTAGCTTCATTCTTGCCCATAGTCAGCGAATTGATTGAAGAATATGATGCTCATGCGATCGCCGCAGCTGCATTACAAATCGCTTATGATCAAACCCGTCCCGCTTGGTTGCAATCAGGCGTAGATCCCCAAGATGATGCACCTTCCACCAAGCCCAAATTGGCCAAGCGTCGTGGTGGTGAATCTTCTAACGATAGAAACCGTTCCTGGAACAAACCAGACAGCAATGGTGGTAGTCCCAAGCCCAAACTACGGACAAATACCAATAATCGCCGCGACACTTCTGTGTCATCTTCAAATGCTGGTAGAGAATAA
- the psbU gene encoding photosystem II complex extrinsic protein PsbU yields MKTLLRLLTVFSLLLGSWGWLGTTQIATAANINSFAFRQVPVLAIERQNRADAKLGTAFGQKLDLNNTNVRAFQQFPGMYPTLAKKIVINAPYKNVEDVLDIPGLSDRQKQLLQANLDNFAVTEREVIFNAGDDRFNNGIYR; encoded by the coding sequence GTGAAAACATTGCTGCGTTTATTAACAGTATTTAGCTTGTTGCTTGGTAGTTGGGGATGGCTGGGAACAACTCAGATCGCCACTGCGGCCAATATCAACAGTTTTGCTTTTAGGCAAGTTCCAGTTTTGGCAATTGAGAGGCAGAATAGAGCTGATGCTAAGTTAGGGACAGCATTTGGTCAAAAACTTGATTTGAATAATACTAACGTCCGAGCTTTTCAACAGTTTCCAGGGATGTACCCTACCCTAGCTAAGAAAATTGTGATCAATGCTCCTTACAAGAATGTCGAGGATGTCTTGGATATTCCGGGATTGAGCGATCGCCAAAAACAACTTTTGCAAGCCAACTTAGATAACTTCGCTGTCACCGAACGAGAAGTTATCTTCAACGCCGGAGATGATCGCTTTAACAACGGTATCTACAGATAA
- a CDS encoding undecaprenyl-diphosphate phosphatase, with amino-acid sequence MAISKRQWFMLLSAASAMFSVAAFPTKVLSTQANPALDGVQQQMNILQAIFLGFVQGMTEFLPISSSAHLKVVPVALGWGDPGVAFTAIIQLGSIVAVLWYFWGDMTQIIKGTTKAIALKDYESQDLQLFLGIILGTIPILVFGLLIKRFIPDYDNSPLRSLIAIAIASILMSLLLGIAEKFGKRQRDFEHLSMKDGLLMGLAQALALIPGVSRSGSTITGGLFMNLERETAARFSFLLGIPAITLAGLVELKDFLEVGVGNVGMVPMVVGTISSGIFSYIAIAGLIQFLKTQSTWVFIWYRLAFGVVILGAISAGLLKNS; translated from the coding sequence ATGGCTATATCAAAACGTCAATGGTTCATGCTCTTAAGTGCAGCATCTGCCATGTTCTCAGTTGCGGCCTTTCCGACAAAGGTTTTAAGTACCCAAGCTAACCCCGCATTAGACGGGGTACAGCAACAAATGAACATCTTGCAAGCCATTTTTTTAGGCTTTGTGCAGGGAATGACGGAATTTCTCCCCATTAGTAGTTCAGCACATTTAAAAGTTGTGCCTGTAGCGTTGGGTTGGGGCGATCCGGGAGTAGCGTTTACTGCAATTATTCAGCTTGGTAGTATTGTCGCCGTGCTGTGGTATTTCTGGGGTGACATGACGCAAATTATCAAAGGAACAACAAAAGCGATCGCTCTTAAAGATTACGAAAGCCAAGACTTGCAGCTATTTCTGGGAATTATCTTGGGAACAATTCCGATTCTTGTCTTTGGACTGTTAATTAAAAGATTTATCCCAGACTACGATAATTCACCCTTGAGAAGCCTCATAGCGATCGCCATAGCCTCGATATTAATGTCGCTGTTATTGGGAATAGCAGAAAAATTCGGCAAACGTCAACGTGACTTTGAGCATTTAAGCATGAAAGATGGGCTATTGATGGGTTTAGCTCAAGCTTTAGCATTAATCCCTGGGGTATCTCGTTCCGGTTCCACCATCACAGGGGGGCTATTTATGAACTTAGAACGAGAAACAGCCGCGAGATTTTCGTTTTTGCTGGGAATTCCCGCCATCACCCTCGCCGGATTAGTCGAGTTAAAAGATTTTTTAGAAGTAGGCGTAGGTAATGTCGGTATGGTTCCTATGGTTGTCGGGACAATTTCATCTGGGATATTCTCATATATAGCGATCGCTGGATTAATACAATTTCTCAAAACCCAAAGCACCTGGGTATTTATTTGGTATCGCCTAGCCTTTGGTGTAGTCATCTTAGGTGCAATCAGCGCCGGACTGTTGAAAAATAGTTAA